In the Harmonia axyridis chromosome 3, icHarAxyr1.1, whole genome shotgun sequence genome, one interval contains:
- the LOC123674487 gene encoding neuropeptide FF receptor 1-like, whose protein sequence is MGVLNRSSEFGWSRIINWSLVESDDDFKARNEVPTIDVNEIPIVDTMLAPEYFGNYFDVVAAHTETSDIQKTLFEIKTNSATLVMNASLNTTESPFIPELMYRHSLAMTVVYCIAYFIVFAIGIVGNFFVIAVVFRSPRMRTVTNFFIVNLAVADILVIVFCLPATLMSNIFVRKFSFCSLEDQLRFHNVIADKYIPENVVG, encoded by the coding sequence ATGGGTGTACTCAACAGATCTTCCGAGTTCGGTTGGTCGCGGATCATAAACTGGTCGCTGGTAGAGTCTGATGATGACTTCAAGGCGCGAAACGAGGTACCGACGATCGACGTGAACGAGATCCCGATCGTAGATACCATGCTGGCGCCGGAGTACTTTGGCAACTACTTCGACGTGGTGGCTGCCCATACGGAAACTAGTGATATCCAAAAAACTCTTTTTGAAATTAAGACTAACAGTGCTACCCTAGTCATGAATGCTTCGTTGAACACAACTGAGTCACCGTTTATTCCAGAACTTATGTACAGACATTCCCTCGCTATGACTGTTGTTTATTGCATCGCATATTTTATTGTGTTCGCTATTGGAATTGTTGGAAATTTCTTCGTTATAGCTGTGGTTTTTAGATCGCCTCGTATGCGAACCGTAACGAACTTCTTCATTGTTAATTTAGCTGTTGCTGATATTCTTGTTATCGTGTTCTGCTTGCCAGCTACACTGATGTCCAACATTTTTGTTCGTAAGTTCAGTTTTTGTTCATTAGAAGATCAGCTTCGCTTCCACAATGTAATTGCAGATAAATACATACCAGAAAATGTAGTAGGTTGA